One Sodalis praecaptivus DNA segment encodes these proteins:
- the tatC gene encoding Sec-independent protein translocase subunit TatC — protein sequence MAVDDTQPLISHLIELRKRLLYCILSVLVVFLALIYFANDIYQLISAPLIKQLPAGASMIATDVASPFFTPIKLTIIVSVFVSAPLLLYQVWAFVAPALYKHERRLMMPLLFSSTLLFYAGMAFAYFVVFPLAFSFFAHTAPRGVLIATDINNYLDFVMALFMAFGVSFEVPVAIVLLCWSGVVTPEDLRKKRPYVLVGAFVIGMLLTPPDVFSQTLLAIPMYLLFEIGVFFARFYVGKGRKGAEEEDDPEEDEPE from the coding sequence ATGGCCGTTGATGATACCCAACCCCTGATCAGTCACTTAATCGAACTACGCAAGCGGCTACTTTATTGCATCCTCAGCGTACTGGTGGTCTTTCTGGCGCTGATTTATTTCGCTAACGATATATATCAGCTGATATCCGCGCCGCTTATCAAGCAGTTGCCGGCGGGGGCCAGCATGATAGCGACCGATGTCGCGTCGCCGTTCTTTACGCCAATCAAACTGACCATCATCGTCTCGGTATTTGTCTCCGCGCCGCTGTTGCTTTACCAGGTATGGGCCTTCGTGGCCCCCGCGCTGTATAAACATGAACGCCGGCTGATGATGCCGCTGCTATTCTCCAGCACCCTGCTATTTTATGCCGGTATGGCTTTCGCCTACTTCGTCGTATTCCCGCTGGCCTTCAGCTTTTTTGCCCATACCGCCCCGCGCGGCGTGCTTATCGCAACCGATATTAACAACTATCTCGACTTCGTTATGGCGCTGTTTATGGCGTTCGGGGTGTCGTTTGAAGTGCCGGTAGCTATCGTACTATTATGCTGGAGCGGCGTGGTGACGCCGGAGGACCTGCGCAAGAAGCGGCCCTATGTGCTCGTCGGCGCCTTTGTGATTGGTATGCTGCTGACGCCGCCGGATGTCTTTTCCCAAACGTTATTGGCGATACCCATGTACCTGCTGTTTGAGATCGGCGTGTTCTTCGCCCGGTTCTACGTCGGTAAAGGGCGCAAAGGCGCTGAGGAAGAAGACGATCCCGAAGAGGATGAGCCTGAATAA
- the rfaH gene encoding transcription/translation regulatory transformer protein RfaH, with translation MEAWYLLYCKRGQLLRAKEHLERQAVACLTPMVTLEKIIRGKRTETCEPLFPNYLFIEFDPETIHTTTISATRGVSHFVRFGSLPVIIPAEVIQELRDHSFDNVTDPETPSTGDKVLITAGVFEGLQAIYTEPDGEARSMLLLNLLNKQVYQSLDNRQFHKIQ, from the coding sequence ATGGAAGCTTGGTATTTATTATATTGTAAGCGTGGACAATTGCTGCGTGCTAAAGAACATCTGGAACGGCAGGCGGTCGCCTGTTTGACGCCGATGGTAACGCTGGAGAAAATCATCCGGGGCAAGCGCACAGAAACCTGCGAGCCGCTGTTTCCAAATTATTTGTTTATCGAATTCGATCCGGAAACCATTCATACCACCACCATCAGCGCTACCCGCGGCGTCAGCCACTTTGTCCGCTTTGGCAGTCTGCCGGTCATCATCCCCGCCGAAGTCATTCAAGAACTGCGCGACCATAGTTTTGACAACGTGACCGATCCCGAAACGCCTTCAACCGGCGACAAAGTGTTGATCACCGCCGGGGTATTTGAAGGATTACAGGCCATTTATACCGAACCTGACGGCGAAGCGCGCTCCATGCTGCTGCTGAATTTGTTAAATAAACAGGTGTATCAAAGCCTGGATAATCGCCAATTTCATAAGATCCAATAG
- the ubiD gene encoding 4-hydroxy-3-polyprenylbenzoate decarboxylase, which translates to MKYRDLRDFLALLEQRGELKRISLPIDPYLEMTEIADRTLRAGGPALLFENPKGYTMPVLCNLFGTPERVALGMGQESVSALRDVGKLLAFLKEPEPPKGFRDLLDKVPQFRQVLHMPTKRLSAAPCQEQIWQGEDVDLGRIPVMHCWPGDAAPLITWGLTVTRGPHKERQNLGIYRQQVLGRNKVIMRWLSHRGGALDFQEWTQQNPGKRFPVAVALGADPATILAAVTPVPDALSEYAFAGLLRGYKTEVVKCVSCDLEVPASAEIVLEGYLEAGETATEGPYGDHTGYYNETDSFPVFTITHITQRRDALYHSTYTGRPPDEPAVLGEALNEVFVPILQKQFPEIVDFYLPPEGCSYRLAVVTIKKQYAGHARRVMMGVWSFLRQFMYTKFVIVCDDDINARNWKDVIWAMTTRMDPARDTVLMANTPIDYLDFASPVSGLGSKMGMDATNKWPGETQREWGTPIEMDRTVRARVDAIWDQLAILKNGHAS; encoded by the coding sequence ATGAAATACCGTGACTTGCGCGACTTCCTCGCTCTGCTGGAGCAGCGGGGAGAATTAAAACGAATCAGCTTGCCCATCGATCCCTATCTGGAAATGACGGAAATCGCCGACCGCACGCTGCGTGCCGGCGGTCCGGCGCTGCTATTTGAAAACCCTAAGGGGTATACCATGCCGGTACTGTGCAATCTGTTCGGCACCCCGGAACGGGTGGCGCTCGGTATGGGTCAGGAGAGCGTTAGCGCACTGCGCGATGTGGGTAAATTGCTGGCATTTTTGAAAGAGCCAGAGCCGCCCAAGGGCTTTCGCGACCTGCTGGACAAAGTTCCCCAATTCCGCCAAGTACTGCACATGCCGACCAAACGGCTCAGCGCCGCGCCTTGCCAAGAGCAGATCTGGCAGGGTGAGGATGTGGATCTCGGCCGTATTCCGGTGATGCATTGCTGGCCTGGCGACGCCGCGCCGCTTATCACCTGGGGGCTTACGGTTACGCGCGGACCGCACAAAGAACGGCAAAACCTCGGTATTTATCGTCAGCAGGTGCTGGGCAGGAATAAGGTCATTATGCGCTGGCTCTCTCATCGCGGCGGCGCGCTCGACTTCCAGGAATGGACGCAGCAAAACCCCGGTAAACGTTTTCCCGTCGCGGTCGCTCTCGGCGCCGATCCGGCGACAATTTTGGCCGCGGTGACGCCGGTGCCTGATGCGCTCTCCGAATACGCATTCGCCGGCCTGCTGCGGGGTTACAAAACCGAAGTGGTCAAGTGTGTTTCCTGCGATTTGGAGGTACCGGCCAGCGCGGAGATCGTTTTGGAAGGTTACCTTGAAGCGGGAGAAACGGCGACGGAAGGGCCGTATGGCGACCACACCGGCTATTATAATGAAACAGACAGTTTCCCGGTCTTCACGATAACCCATATTACCCAGCGGCGCGACGCGCTATACCACTCAACCTATACCGGCCGCCCGCCCGATGAACCGGCGGTATTGGGGGAAGCGCTTAATGAAGTCTTCGTTCCCATATTGCAAAAGCAGTTTCCAGAAATCGTGGATTTCTACCTGCCGCCGGAAGGGTGCTCCTACCGCTTGGCGGTAGTGACCATCAAAAAGCAATATGCCGGCCACGCCAGACGGGTAATGATGGGGGTCTGGTCATTCCTGCGTCAATTCATGTATACGAAATTTGTTATCGTATGCGATGATGATATCAATGCACGTAATTGGAAAGACGTGATATGGGCGATGACGACCCGTATGGATCCGGCGCGCGATACGGTCTTGATGGCAAATACACCGATAGATTATCTCGATTTCGCTTCGCCGGTTTCCGGGCTGGGCTCGAAAATGGGCATGGACGCGACAAATAAATGGCCGGGAGAAACACAGCGCGAATGGGGTACCCCAATTGAAATGGATCGGACGGTGCGCGCGCGCGTTGACGCTATCTGGGACCAGCTGGCTATCCTAAAAAATGGCCACGCGTCGTAA
- the fre gene encoding NAD(P)H-flavin reductase has translation MTTLTCKVSSVDAITDTVYRVRLAPEAAFHFRAGQYLMVVMDERDKRPFSLASTPMETSFIELHIGASELNLYAMAVMDRILKEREITVEVPQGEAWLRDDTDRPIVLIAGGTGFSYARSILLTVLACQPERKVAIYWGGRERDHLYDLGELEALTLQHPQLSVVPVVEQPDEQWQGRSGTVLMAVMQDYGSLEPYDIYIAGRFEMAKIARERFCAERSAVVDRIFGDAFAFI, from the coding sequence ATGACAACATTGACCTGTAAGGTCTCTTCCGTGGATGCCATCACTGATACCGTTTACCGCGTACGGCTGGCACCGGAAGCGGCTTTCCACTTCCGCGCCGGGCAGTACCTGATGGTGGTGATGGATGAACGCGATAAACGTCCCTTTTCCCTGGCGTCAACGCCCATGGAAACGTCGTTTATCGAGCTGCATATCGGCGCTTCCGAACTCAATTTGTATGCGATGGCCGTCATGGATCGTATCCTGAAAGAGAGGGAAATTACCGTCGAAGTCCCGCAGGGCGAAGCCTGGTTGCGTGATGATACCGACAGGCCCATCGTGCTGATCGCCGGTGGTACCGGTTTCTCCTACGCGCGCTCGATTTTATTGACGGTGCTGGCGTGCCAGCCCGAGCGTAAAGTGGCGATATACTGGGGCGGTCGTGAACGGGACCATCTCTACGATTTAGGCGAGCTGGAGGCGCTTACCCTACAGCATCCGCAATTGTCCGTAGTACCCGTGGTCGAACAGCCGGATGAACAATGGCAGGGCCGTTCCGGTACCGTCCTGATGGCGGTGATGCAGGACTATGGCTCCCTGGAACCCTACGATATCTATATCGCGGGGCGCTTTGAAATGGCAAAAATCGCTCGTGAACGTTTTTGCGCCGAGCGCAGCGCCGTGGTCGATCGCATTTTTGGTGACGCTTTCGCCTTTATTTAA
- the pepQ gene encoding Xaa-Pro dipeptidase, giving the protein MESLSSLYQDHLATLQQRTREILQRQQLDGLLIHAGEPIGRFLDDHDYPFKVNPHFKAWLPVTRVPHCWLWVDGVNKPKLWYYLPVDYWYLVEPLPDSFWTPYIDIVPFADPDEITMLLPPRARVAYLGSAPQRASRLGIESEYINPQPVLDYLHFHRAYKTDYELACMREAQKSAVNGHRAAKEAFLSGMCEFDINIAYLSACGHRDTDVPYDNIIALNEHAAVLHYTRLDQRTPDHLHSFLIDAGTEYNGYAADLTRTYAAQKDSDFAALITAMNNEQQALIATIETGINYIDYHVQMHGRIAKLLRQFEIISDLSEDAMVAEGVTVPFLPHGLGHPLGLQVHDVAGFMQDDRGTSLAPPSRYPHLRCTRVLQPRMVLTIEPGLYFIETLLAPWRSSPFSRHFNWSRIESFKPYGGIRIEDNIVIRDNHIENMTRALKLA; this is encoded by the coding sequence ATGGAATCGCTTTCTTCGTTATATCAGGATCATCTCGCCACACTCCAACAGCGCACCCGGGAGATATTGCAGCGCCAGCAGCTGGATGGATTGCTGATCCATGCCGGCGAGCCGATAGGCCGCTTTCTTGATGACCATGACTACCCGTTTAAAGTCAATCCCCATTTCAAAGCCTGGCTGCCGGTCACTCGCGTACCGCACTGCTGGCTATGGGTGGACGGGGTAAACAAGCCGAAACTCTGGTATTACCTGCCGGTAGACTACTGGTATCTCGTGGAACCGTTGCCGGATAGCTTTTGGACGCCGTATATAGATATCGTGCCGTTCGCCGATCCGGACGAGATCACTATGCTGTTGCCGCCGCGCGCGAGGGTCGCCTACCTGGGATCGGCGCCGCAGCGCGCTTCCCGCCTGGGGATTGAGAGTGAATATATCAACCCGCAGCCGGTGCTGGATTATTTGCATTTTCACCGCGCCTATAAAACCGACTATGAACTCGCCTGCATGCGCGAGGCGCAAAAATCAGCGGTAAACGGCCATCGAGCGGCGAAAGAAGCCTTTTTGTCCGGCATGTGCGAATTTGATATTAATATCGCCTATCTTAGCGCCTGCGGTCACCGCGATACCGATGTGCCTTATGATAATATTATCGCCCTGAATGAACATGCCGCGGTATTGCATTATACCCGCCTGGATCAGCGCACGCCGGACCACCTTCACAGCTTTTTGATCGATGCCGGCACGGAATATAACGGTTACGCCGCCGACCTGACCCGCACCTATGCGGCGCAAAAAGACAGCGATTTCGCCGCGCTAATCACGGCGATGAATAATGAGCAGCAGGCGCTTATCGCCACCATTGAAACCGGTATTAACTACATCGACTACCATGTGCAAATGCACGGCAGAATCGCCAAATTGCTGCGGCAGTTCGAGATTATCAGCGACCTTAGCGAGGATGCCATGGTGGCGGAGGGCGTTACCGTGCCGTTCCTGCCGCATGGACTGGGGCATCCGCTGGGATTACAGGTACACGATGTTGCCGGCTTCATGCAAGATGACCGCGGTACGTCCCTGGCGCCGCCGTCACGCTATCCCCACCTGCGCTGTACGCGCGTACTGCAACCGCGCATGGTGTTGACGATCGAACCCGGTCTTTATTTTATCGAAACGCTGCTGGCGCCTTGGCGCTCTAGCCCCTTCAGCCGGCATTTCAACTGGTCGCGTATCGAAAGCTTCAAGCCTTATGGCGGTATCCGCATTGAGGATAATATCGTCATTCGCGACAACCACATCGAAAACATGACGCGCGCGCTGAAATTGGCATGA
- a CDS encoding IMPACT family protein, which produces MTASWFAPAAVVTLTAEIKKSRFITLLSPTRGTDAAKAYILQCRKQHPTAAHHCWAYIAGPPSDSLQRGFSDDGEPSGTAGKPMLAQLDGSGLGEITAVVVRYYGGIHLGTGGLVKAYGGGVQQALKQVSPVARVPRRRFVLRCDYPQLAWVEAAVQQAEGLIVEGDYRESIILTLEIPVHHIAMANDTLRDLSRGALQLTPVPQ; this is translated from the coding sequence ATGACGGCGTCTTGGTTCGCACCGGCGGCGGTGGTCACGCTGACGGCGGAAATAAAAAAAAGCCGTTTTATCACATTGCTGTCCCCCACGCGGGGGACCGATGCCGCTAAAGCCTACATCCTGCAATGTCGCAAGCAACATCCGACGGCCGCGCATCACTGCTGGGCGTATATCGCCGGTCCGCCTTCCGACTCCCTTCAGCGGGGGTTTTCCGATGATGGCGAACCCTCGGGCACCGCCGGTAAGCCTATGCTTGCACAGCTGGATGGAAGCGGTCTTGGGGAAATCACTGCGGTAGTGGTGCGATATTATGGCGGTATTCACTTGGGCACCGGCGGCCTGGTTAAAGCCTACGGCGGCGGCGTTCAGCAAGCGCTGAAACAGGTTTCGCCGGTGGCGCGAGTTCCGCGCCGGCGTTTCGTGCTGCGCTGCGATTATCCACAATTAGCCTGGGTAGAGGCCGCGGTGCAGCAGGCCGAAGGCCTGATTGTCGAAGGTGACTATCGGGAATCGATTATACTCACACTCGAGATCCCTGTGCATCATATCGCGATGGCCAATGATACACTGCGCGATCTCAGCCGCGGCGCATTGCAATTAACACCTGTTCCACAATAA
- the trkH gene encoding Trk system potassium transporter TrkH, whose amino-acid sequence MHFRTITRIVGLLVILFSVTMIIPGLVALIYRDGAGSAFAQTFFCAQAIGLLLWLPNRRQKSELKSREGFLIVVLFWTVLGSVGALPFLFAEHPNLSVTDAFFESFSGLTTTGATALVGLDTLPHAILFYRQMLQWFGGMGIIVLAVAILPILGVGGMQLYRAEMPGPLKDNKMRPRIAETAKTLWLIYVALTIACALALWGAGMPAFDAIGHSFSTIAIGGFSTHDASIGYYHSPLINTIVAVFLLISGCNYGLHFAALSGHNLKVYWRDPEFRMFISVQLTLVVVCILILWRYDVYDSSLQTLNQAFFQVVSMATTAGFTTDSIAQWPLFLPILLLCSAFIGGCAGSTGGGLKVIRILLLYLQGSRELKRLVHPNAVYTIKLGSRALPERILEAVWGFFSAYALVFILSMLAVVATGVDNFSAFAAVAATLNNLGPGLGVVADNFTSMNAVAKWILILTMLFGRLEVFTLLVLFTPTFWRE is encoded by the coding sequence ATGCATTTTCGCACCATAACCCGCATCGTGGGTCTGCTCGTCATCTTGTTCTCCGTGACCATGATTATTCCCGGTCTGGTGGCCTTGATCTACCGGGACGGTGCCGGCAGCGCGTTCGCGCAAACGTTTTTTTGCGCGCAGGCCATTGGACTCTTACTCTGGCTACCCAATCGTCGCCAGAAAAGCGAATTGAAATCCCGCGAGGGCTTTCTCATTGTGGTACTGTTTTGGACCGTCTTGGGCAGCGTGGGTGCTTTGCCGTTTTTGTTTGCCGAACATCCCAATTTGTCGGTCACCGATGCGTTTTTTGAATCCTTTTCAGGGCTCACCACAACAGGTGCCACCGCATTGGTGGGGCTCGATACCTTACCCCACGCCATTTTATTTTACCGGCAAATGCTGCAGTGGTTTGGCGGTATGGGGATCATTGTCCTGGCGGTAGCGATTCTGCCGATTCTCGGCGTCGGCGGCATGCAGCTCTACCGCGCGGAAATGCCCGGCCCGCTGAAAGATAATAAAATGCGCCCCCGTATCGCGGAAACGGCCAAGACCTTATGGCTCATCTATGTCGCGCTGACGATTGCCTGCGCGCTGGCGCTGTGGGGCGCGGGCATGCCGGCGTTCGACGCGATAGGCCACAGCTTTTCTACGATTGCCATCGGCGGTTTTTCCACCCACGATGCCAGTATCGGCTATTACCATAGCCCGCTTATCAATACGATCGTCGCCGTGTTTTTACTGATATCCGGGTGCAACTACGGTTTACATTTCGCCGCCCTCAGCGGCCACAATCTGAAAGTCTACTGGCGGGATCCCGAATTTCGCATGTTTATTTCGGTACAGTTGACGCTGGTGGTGGTCTGTATTTTGATTCTCTGGCGCTACGATGTATACGATTCCAGCCTGCAAACGCTTAACCAGGCTTTCTTTCAGGTGGTATCCATGGCGACCACCGCCGGGTTTACTACCGACAGTATCGCCCAGTGGCCGCTGTTTCTACCGATATTGCTGCTCTGCTCGGCGTTTATCGGCGGCTGCGCCGGTTCTACCGGCGGCGGGTTGAAGGTGATCCGCATTCTGCTGCTCTACTTGCAGGGCTCGCGAGAACTGAAACGTTTGGTGCATCCCAACGCCGTTTACACCATTAAATTGGGCAGCCGGGCGCTGCCGGAGCGGATTCTCGAAGCGGTTTGGGGTTTTTTTTCCGCTTATGCGCTAGTGTTTATCCTCAGTATGCTGGCGGTGGTCGCCACCGGCGTCGATAATTTTTCCGCCTTCGCGGCGGTAGCGGCAACGCTTAACAACCTTGGGCCCGGCCTGGGGGTCGTGGCCGATAACTTTACCTCCATGAACGCGGTGGCCAAGTGGATCCTCATTTTGACCATGCTGTTTGGCCGACTGGAGGTATTTACTTTATTGGTCCTGTTTACGCCGACTTTTTGGCGTGAGTGA
- the hemG gene encoding menaquinone-dependent protoporphyrinogen IX dehydrogenase: MKTLILYSSHDGQTHKIARAIAAHLTDCCECDVVDLRLARDLDLQRYQRVVIGAAIRYGRFAADLDHFIAQQLEWLHSIPSAFYSVNLTARKLDKRTPNTNAYTRKFLAKTPWRPDLCAVFAGALCYPRYRWFDRVMIQLIMRVTGGETDRTKEVEYTDWQQVSAFAGDLAQLTAKQATQRP; the protein is encoded by the coding sequence ATGAAAACGTTGATTCTCTACTCGAGCCATGACGGCCAAACGCACAAAATCGCGCGCGCTATCGCGGCTCATCTTACCGATTGCTGCGAATGTGATGTGGTGGATTTGCGCCTCGCCCGCGATCTTGATTTGCAGCGTTATCAGCGGGTGGTGATTGGTGCGGCAATCCGCTACGGGCGGTTCGCTGCGGATCTTGACCACTTTATCGCGCAGCAGCTTGAATGGCTGCACAGTATCCCCAGCGCGTTTTATTCCGTCAATTTGACGGCGCGCAAGCTCGATAAACGCACCCCGAACACCAACGCCTACACCCGGAAATTCCTGGCGAAAACGCCTTGGCGGCCGGATCTTTGCGCCGTGTTCGCGGGGGCATTGTGCTACCCGCGCTACCGCTGGTTTGATCGGGTCATGATCCAGCTGATAATGCGTGTGACCGGCGGTGAAACCGATCGCACCAAGGAAGTGGAATATACGGATTGGCAGCAAGTTTCTGCCTTTGCCGGTGATTTGGCGCAATTAACCGCCAAACAGGCGACGCAGCGCCCCTAA
- the ytfQ gene encoding galactofuranose ABC transporter, galactofuranose-binding protein YtfQ: MVKRMIMALAISVALGQTAQAAAPVVGFSQIGSESGWRSAETKVAKTEAEKRGITLKIADAQQKQENQIKAVRSFIAQGVDAIFIAPVVATGWTPVLQEAKEAKIPVFLLDRMIEVNDPSLYTSAVASDSVHEGKVAGEWLVKDVGDKACNVVELQGTVGASVAINRKKGFADGISGHSNIKIIRSQSGDFTRSKGKEVMESFIKAEQNGKNICAVYAHNDDMAIGAIQAIKEAGLKPGSQIKVISIDGVPDIFKAMMNGEANATVELTPNMAGPAFDALLAMKKDGKAPPKFIQTDSRLLLPDTAKQEYDAKQSMGY, encoded by the coding sequence ATGGTCAAGCGCATGATAATGGCATTGGCAATAAGCGTTGCCTTGGGTCAGACGGCGCAGGCGGCGGCGCCGGTGGTTGGTTTCTCGCAGATTGGTTCTGAATCCGGCTGGCGTTCGGCGGAAACCAAAGTCGCGAAAACCGAAGCGGAAAAGCGCGGTATAACGTTGAAAATCGCCGATGCGCAGCAAAAGCAGGAAAACCAAATTAAAGCGGTACGCTCCTTTATCGCACAGGGCGTAGACGCCATCTTTATCGCGCCGGTGGTCGCCACCGGCTGGACGCCAGTATTACAGGAAGCCAAGGAAGCGAAAATCCCCGTGTTTTTGCTAGACCGCATGATAGAGGTCAATGACCCATCGCTGTATACCTCCGCAGTCGCATCTGACAGCGTGCATGAGGGTAAAGTCGCCGGCGAGTGGCTGGTGAAGGACGTCGGGGATAAAGCCTGTAACGTCGTGGAGCTACAGGGTACGGTCGGCGCCAGCGTTGCTATTAACCGTAAAAAAGGCTTTGCAGACGGCATCAGCGGGCATTCCAATATAAAAATCATTCGTTCGCAGTCTGGAGACTTCACCCGGAGTAAAGGCAAAGAAGTCATGGAAAGCTTCATCAAAGCGGAACAAAACGGCAAGAACATTTGCGCCGTTTACGCCCACAACGATGATATGGCAATCGGCGCTATACAGGCGATCAAAGAGGCCGGTTTGAAACCGGGCTCGCAGATTAAAGTGATCTCAATCGACGGCGTACCGGATATCTTCAAAGCGATGATGAACGGGGAAGCCAATGCAACGGTCGAGTTGACGCCCAATATGGCCGGTCCGGCATTCGATGCGTTGCTGGCGATGAAGAAAGACGGCAAGGCGCCGCCGAAATTTATCCAGACCGACTCGCGGTTGCTGTTGCCGGATACGGCCAAGCAGGAATATGACGCCAAGCAGAGCATGGGCTACTGA
- a CDS encoding sugar ABC transporter ATP-binding protein, translating to MASAPLLELKGVSVEFPGVKALQQVDFTLHSGEVVALLGENGAGKSTLIKALTGVYRRSAGEILLAGRAVEPKGTADAQAMGIGTVYQEVNLLPNLSVAANLFIGREPVCFGLVSHRKMNARARQILAQYGLAVDVSQPLANYSIAIQQIVAIARAVDLSAQVLILDEPTASLDANEVAMLLDILRQLRDSGVGMIFVTHFLDQVYQISNRITVLRNGQLVGTRDAATLPRLELVQMMLGKMFNEADLKRSARPVSRADPLVSFRQYGRRGTVAPFDLQVRPGEIVGLAGLLGSGRTETAQLLFGIKPADSGEARLAGKRIRLSNPRRAAHLGFGYCPEDRKNEGIIGSATVRENIILALQAQRGWFRPLPLREQLRISDAFIRLLSIRTPGPEQEIQYLSGGNQQKVLLSRWLATQPRFLILDEPTRGIDLGAHADIIRAIEALCADGMALLVISSELEEMAGYADRIIVLRDRRHVAELGCQQISVAGIMQAIAAQPEEAALEQ from the coding sequence ATGGCATCCGCACCGCTTCTGGAGCTTAAAGGCGTCAGCGTGGAATTTCCCGGCGTAAAAGCCCTCCAGCAGGTGGACTTTACCCTGCATAGCGGCGAGGTAGTGGCGTTGTTGGGTGAAAATGGCGCCGGCAAGTCAACGCTTATCAAAGCGCTGACCGGTGTATACCGGCGCTCGGCCGGCGAGATCCTGCTTGCCGGCCGGGCGGTGGAGCCCAAGGGTACCGCCGACGCGCAAGCGATGGGCATCGGGACCGTTTATCAAGAGGTGAATCTGCTGCCGAATCTGTCGGTGGCGGCCAACTTATTCATTGGCCGTGAGCCTGTTTGTTTCGGTTTGGTCTCACATCGGAAAATGAATGCCCGCGCCCGGCAGATTTTGGCTCAATATGGCTTGGCGGTTGATGTCAGCCAGCCCTTGGCCAATTATTCCATCGCGATACAACAAATCGTGGCTATTGCCCGGGCGGTCGATCTTTCCGCTCAAGTGTTGATCCTCGACGAGCCCACCGCCAGCCTGGACGCGAATGAAGTGGCGATGCTGCTTGATATACTACGGCAACTGCGCGACAGCGGCGTCGGAATGATTTTTGTAACGCATTTTCTCGATCAGGTTTACCAAATCAGCAATCGTATCACCGTACTGCGCAACGGCCAGTTGGTTGGCACCCGCGACGCCGCGACGTTGCCGCGGCTTGAACTGGTGCAAATGATGTTGGGCAAAATGTTTAACGAGGCTGACTTGAAACGTTCCGCTCGGCCGGTAAGCCGCGCGGACCCCCTGGTGTCTTTTCGTCAATACGGCCGCCGCGGTACGGTGGCGCCTTTTGATTTACAGGTGCGGCCCGGGGAGATCGTCGGCCTGGCGGGGCTGCTGGGATCCGGCCGTACCGAAACGGCGCAGCTGCTGTTTGGTATTAAGCCTGCGGACAGCGGCGAGGCCCGTTTGGCCGGCAAACGTATTCGTCTATCAAACCCGCGCCGGGCCGCTCATTTGGGTTTCGGTTATTGTCCGGAAGACCGAAAAAATGAGGGTATCATCGGTTCCGCCACGGTGCGAGAAAATATCATTCTAGCGTTACAGGCACAGCGCGGCTGGTTCCGGCCGCTGCCGCTGCGTGAGCAACTGCGCATCAGCGATGCGTTTATTCGCCTGCTGAGTATCCGCACCCCCGGCCCCGAGCAGGAGATCCAGTATCTTTCCGGCGGCAATCAGCAAAAAGTGCTGCTATCGCGCTGGTTGGCCACGCAGCCGCGCTTTCTAATCCTCGATGAACCCACCCGCGGTATCGATCTTGGCGCCCATGCGGATATTATCCGGGCCATCGAGGCGTTATGCGCTGACGGGATGGCGCTACTGGTCATCTCGTCGGAACTGGAGGAGATGGCCGGGTACGCCGATCGTATCATTGTCCTACGCGATCGTCGGCACGTGGCCGAGCTGGGGTGCCAGCAAATCTCGGTCGCCGGCATTATGCAGGCCATCGCCGCGCAACCCGAGGAGGCCGCCCTTGAGCAGTAA